A window of Trichoderma atroviride chromosome 3, complete sequence contains these coding sequences:
- a CDS encoding uncharacterized protein (EggNog:ENOG41), with translation MDSGLAHKRRRLAPACVECQRRKIRCDSATPCGPCSKLPSPRCIYSNVHYHPFPHGDFRSSNGTRLDFSQLADIQSSGRLDLFPLETTAHLRDDVGDLATYLGLDDAHSRVAPSQSTRVSFPDASASNFSDASTAVSRQLSTPSEDHTSWSSANSIFDPEPQQQTPSVATHGRIATCWEEAMNKCERLQFVLHGLRNKRGPIQLQSKHEPLRPLMDKFVKLERQVRASKHSAPSLSLNWTATPELPNYAVKKLLPPQRICDILLDAYLGTFESVLRILHVPSFLRDYGRFWAGSSSTWSPEIEELFLCKLVICIALGAFVNPELDTADKTVSEQTQDGIYWRDQAKTWIAYGRQWLARKAIAGSRADLNTAQIICLLALSRYTGPVNATSTGSLWSPGDHDLTRLAIQLGLHRDPATIDPDMPATEIEVRRRLWATMLELSLQLCLDHELPAPISPETYDCAPPSDLADEDASTSDADSAPSSYLNSLSPRLPHDEDKLPSDPDANATPASSNTARHALPWRCKGFGRHAPARRRAEGSVLDRASQAAVAAEEAHRVPDQAPGYPHLAVCPGTTRKVRRPSAAQPGLLFFPQGAHGNLGAAPDESSLRLGNGDAAPGSRARRGYC, from the coding sequence ATGGATTCCGGTTTAGCACACAAACGGCGACGCTTGGCCCCAGCTTGCGTCGAATGCCAACGACGAAAGATCAGATGTGATAGCGCAACGCCTTGCGGTCCTTGTAGCAAGCTCCCGAGCCCCAGATGCATCTACAGCAATGTCCATTATCATCCCTTTCCACACGGCGACTTTCGTTCTTCCAACGGCACACGACTCGATTTTTCTCAACTAGCAGATATACAGTCTTCTGGGCGCCTTGATCTCTTTCCCCTTGAAACGACGGCGCACTTGCGCGACGACGTTGGAGATCTCGCCACTTACTTGGGCCTTGACGACGCACATTCTCGAGTTGCACCATCGCAATCAACAAGAGTCTCGTTCCCAGATGCGAGCGCTTCAAACTTTTCCGATGCATCTACGGCAGTTTCCAGGCAGCTATCGACGCCAAGCGAGGACCATACTTCCTGGTCCTCGGCGAATTCGATTTTTGACCCAGAGCCACAACAGCAGACTCCGAGCGTCGCCACTCATGGACGAATAGCAACTTGCTGGGAAGAAGCGATGAATAAATGCGAAAGGCTCCAATTTGTGCTACACGGATTAAGGAATAAGAGAGGGCCTATACAACTGCAATCCAAGCATGAGCCATTGAGACCGCTAATGGACAAGTTTGTCAAGCTCGAGCGTCAAGTAAGAGCATCGAAGCACTCGGCGCCTAGCCTGTCGCTCAACTGGACCGCAACTCCCGAGTTGCCCAATTACGCGGTGaaaaagctgctgccgcctcAGCGGATATGCGACATTCTCCTGGATGCATACCTTGGCACCTTTGAATCGGTACTGCGCATCTTGCATGTGCCCTCATTTCTTCGCGACTACGGACGGTTCTGGGCGGGCTCCTCGTCAACATGGTCCCCTGAGATTGAAGAGTTATTCCTGTGCAAGCTTGTGATATGTATTGCCCTGGGAGCTTTCGTCAACCCTGAACTGGATACTGCTGACAAGACCGTCTCTGAGCAAACCCAAGACGGCATCTACTGGCGGGACCAAGCGAAAACTTGGATTGCATACGGCAGGCAATGGTTGGCTCGCAAGGCAATCGCTGGATCACGAGCAGACTTGAACACTGCGCAGATAATATGTCTGTTGGCGCTATCACGGTACACCGGCCCAGTCAATGCCACATCAACCGGCTCACTGTGGTCTCCTGGCGATCATGACCTCACACGCTTAGCGATACAATTGGGTTTGCACCGAGACCCTGCTACAATCGATCCTGATATGCCGGCCACCGAAATCGAAGTCCGTCGGCGCTTGTGGGCGACTATGCTAGAGTTATCCTTACAGCTATGCCTCGATCATGAGTTGCCAGCGCCTATTTCCCCAGAAACCTACGACTGTGCGCCGCCATCCGACTTGGCAGACGAGGACGCGAGCACCAGCGATGCCGATTCAGCGCCATCGTCGTATCTCAATAGTCTTTCCCCCCGGCTACCGCATGACGAGGACAAACTTCCTAGTGATCCTGACGCGAACGCAACGCCTGCGTCTTCGAATACTGCACGTCATGCACTCCCCTGGCGCTGCAAAGGCTTTGGACGACACGCACCGGCTCGCCGCCGAGCTGAAGGCAGCGTACTCGACAGAGCTTCGCAGGCTGCAGTCGCTGCCGAAGAAGCCCACCGAGTTCCAGATCAAGCTCCTGGATACCCTCACCTTGCCGTTTGTCCTGGCACCACACGCAAAGTTCGCCGCCCATCCGCTGCCCAGCCCGGCCTGCTATTTTTCCCGCAAGGTGCGCATGGAAATCTCGGCGCTGCTCCTGACGAATCATCCCTCAGGCTTGGCAACGGTGACGCAGCCCCCGGCAGCCGGGCTCGACGAGGTTACTGCTGA
- a CDS encoding uncharacterized protein (EggNog:ENOG41) has translation MPAVESSSSVTVRQSTSLGEVNSLFCTQIKDLGWNRHELDAQTHFTVAQNGQDWLLLIPAGATEPVGMVIGFKFPNRTGWVGFFIVDKNYQGRGWGGLLFKAMLDAYSEIGIQMVGLDAVQEQVKTYERRGFVEAAKIKIMTCTPEQELATKYRAVELAKGYKAIDIKEADTGAIADLDRMHTGLDRTVLWAKALFPRPDSFGFAIISTTTEELSGFILVRRCEHGHRFGPLFADSNAHASSLLQLAMSHPSVSESPGSLIAEVFGPNENSVDVFSHLGWQWTKMDYHRMWFNGRVPVEQQQGGRGQKGMFAIFDASEG, from the exons ATGCCCGCTGTTGAGTCTAGCTCCAGCGTTACGGTTCGGCAAAGCACTTCGCTTGGTGAGGTCAACAGTCTCTTTTGCACTCAGATTAAAGATTTAGGATGG AATCGCCATGAATTGGATGCTCAAACACACTTTACAGTGGCTCAGAATGGCCAAGACTGGCTACTATTGATTCCAGCGGGCGCAACCGAGCCTGTTGGGATGGTGATAGGCTTCAAGTTCCCTAATCGCACCGGATGGGTCGGTTTCTTCATAGTTGACAAGAATTaccaaggaagaggatggGGTGGGCTTCTGTTCAAAGCCATGCTTGATGCCTACAGCGAGATTGGCATCCAAATGGTTGGTTTGGATGCTGTACAAGAGCAAGTTAAAACATACGAAAGACGAGGGTTCGTTGAAGCGGCCAAGATCAAGATAATGACGTGCACACCTGAACAAGAATTGGCGACGAAATATAGAGCTGTCGAGCTGGCCAAAGGGTATAAAGCAATCGATATCAAAGAAGCTGATACGGGTGCCATTGCGGATCTGGATCGCATGCATACTGGGCTTGACCGAACAGTACTCTGGGCTAAGGCTTTGTTTCCTCGACCAGATTCATTTGGATTTGCCATCATATCTACCACCACTGAGGAACTATCAGGTTTTATCCTAGTTCGTCGCTGCGAACACGGACACCGATTTGGCCCTCTGTTTGCGGACTCAAACGCCCACGCgtcctctcttcttcaactaGCTATGTCGCATCCAAGTGTTTCAGAATCTCCTGGAAGCTTAATCGCTGAAGTATTTGGCCCCAATGAGAATAGTGTTGATGTATTTTCACATTTAGGATGGCAATGGACGAAGATGGATTACCACCGAATGTGGTTCAATGGCCGAGTGCCAGTAGAGCAACAACAAGGTGGACGAGGTCAAAAGGGAATGTTTGCTATTTTTGATGCTTCCGAGGGATGA